The following are encoded together in the Chaetodon auriga isolate fChaAug3 chromosome 4, fChaAug3.hap1, whole genome shotgun sequence genome:
- the lsm6 gene encoding U6 snRNA-associated Sm-like protein LSm6 — MSLRKQTPSDFLKQIIGRPVVVKLNSGVDYRGVLACLDGYMNIAIEQTEEYVNGQLKNKYGDAFLRGNNVLYISTQKRKV; from the exons ATGAGTTTGAGAAAACAGACCCCCAGCGACTTTCTGAAACAGATCATCGGGAGACCCGTGGTCGTCAAACTCAACTCTGGTGTGGATTACAGAG GAGTCCTGGCCTGTCTGGATGGTTATATGAACATTGCCATCGAGCAGACTGAAGAGTATGTCAACGGGCAGCTCAAGAACAAGTACGGGGACGCGTTTCTTCGAGGAAACAATG TCCTGTACATCAGCACCCAGAAGAGGAAAGTGTAG